GGCCCCAGTGCTGCGGAACCAGCCCATTCATTCGCTCAGCAGCGGCTTGCTGAGAACCTGGGCACGCCACACAGCAGCACCCGAGGGATGCTGTCCTTGGCGGAAGCTGTTAAGTATCAGGACAGTGAACCGGAAGGCCTTTTGAAAACGCTTGACATTTGACAGATTCCTATTGGCTAGCTTTAGGATACCGCTAGAGACCGCTAGTGCTCGGCCCTGGTTGGTTACTTTTTACAACAATTCTTACAGGCTACCATTTGATATTAGAGGAAAGCCAACAAACCTGTCTTTGTCCTGGAAAAAGTGCATGTCTGTGTATTCCTTTTAGAGTTGGAATTCTTTCTCAGTAAGAGCCTTTTACTGACTTAAACTTGCAGTGGcctttcaaaaagtaaaaaggaaggtATTCCCAAAATGACCTCCTTCTCCAGTAGGGAATACAGATCTCACCTGTGACTTGCCGTTTATTCAAATAGAGAGAAGAAAGACACCCAACCCTCAGTGCTTCCTTCAGAACAATGGCTGAATTCATGGACTATACTTCAAGTCAGTGTGGGGTAAGTTGGTGGCCAAAGTCATGCCCCTGATCTGCCTGCTGATGGATCACAAAGTGGATTTTTGTGGAATTTAGGGAGAATCTGGAAGACTGCCTGTTCACCCTGCCCTGCCTTCGTGGGCAGGTTGTAAACAGCCAAGGATTTAAACCAGGTGATAAATCCAGGTtagaattcattcaacaaatattgaatgcTTAACTTCAACTGTTATGAGGATACAGCAATGCACAAGCCAGAAAAGATCTGCCCTCACTATTATTTAGGGGGGTGGGGCTTATTTGCTGAATTCCAAAACAAGTCCGAATATTAGcggtttttaaaactttgaatttttttttttaatcagtaagaTCGTTCTAAACTGGAACCGAGCCTCTCTGTTTTCAAAGCAAAAACTGAAACAGGGTCCCTCCATTAGATCTTAATCTCTGTTCCAAGTCCCTGGTAAGGTAGTGTGtgcttttgtgtttgtgtgtgtgtgtgtgtgtgtgtggccacacagcatgtgggatcctagttccccaaccaacttgcaccccctgcattggaagcacagagtcttaaccactggccaccagggaagtccccctggtaATGTAGTTTTTAAGTATGCCCCTTTGGGTCCGTATCACTTGTTGGCCACAGAGGTGGTTATGTGGCACAGATGCAGTGCCCTCATCAGAGGTAGTGTGGCTTAATGGCAGGAGCAGCCTCCCAGGAATCAGACCTGTgttctgccacttcctggctaTAATGCCTTTGGCTAGTTAGTCTCTCTCAGCTTTACCTTCCCACATGGTAAAATGACGATGTTTCAAGTCCTTTCCAGCCCTTATAGTCTGTTTCTTTGGTTTCCACTGAGAGATGAACATCAGAAAATTGTCATAAACTGTAGCACAGGGGACTTATGTGAGATTTTTGGTCCCATTCATTGAAGTGGGTGAACAAAGGTTTTAAAGGCCCTCTTCTCAAAACCATACACTAAGGTCATCTTTAAGTACTTTGAGGGAATGTTGAAGGCAGGCAGCCAACATTCAAGAAAATCACCTGCATGGAAGGTACTCTCTGTCTTCTGGGAATTAAAACAGACTCTGTGGTCTCTTCCAGCCTTAACATTTTATGATTCTTATGTGGTTGTAAGGGTGCTTGGTCTGTATGGCAGAAGGAAGAGAATACCTTGTTTCTGTCCTGCTTTTCAATTTCATAATGAATATTAAGATTCAAAAAATCTCTAATATTTCTACATCTTTTATAAAATCCTTGTGACTCCAAAAATAGGATTCCAACCAGTGAGATACAGTTCAGAGagtatttttatgttattattttgctAAATGGTTTTAGAAAAATCCATAACTTTGTCTCTGCTATAAAGTGATCAAGTTAAACACTTGGGTTCATGGGTCAGTAAAAggaataatatttgtctttggttTGAGGTTTAGCAAATTGGTGTTCTTCATTTTGGTTTTCAGTTCATGCTTTATTTCAAACCTCCATTAAGGAATGGAGGCTCAGAACTCCTCAGctttctagaaatagaattaagaaCGGTGTTTGAGTTTGCTTTCAGAATTTTGAAGCATCCCCTAAATTACATCATTAGAGCCATGTCCTGACATGCTTTCCCCAGCTTCTCATTCTTTTGGTCTCTTGCCTTAAACACTGTCCCTACCCTTTGTTCAAAACAAGCAGGCTTATGTTGTCCTCATCATTAGTCACAATCAGGGGCAAGTCTGAGGTTAACTttgagggggaggaaggaagtagacaagaaaaaaactgcattcTGATCCTTTGGATTATTTTTGCTTAAATCggagtcttctcccttccctcctccgcATGGGGAGAATGGCTGCATAGCTGTTGCGTTTATGTTACATTTCCTGTTGTATTTCTAAATCTCAAGGAGACGCACCTCTCTCTTCTCTTATCCTTGTCTGAGACTTAGTAGACACAGACCTGTTTGTCAGAAGTTGTCATGAGAGGAGATGAAAGGGCTTGTGTATTTGACCTCGGGGTGAGGATGTTGTGAAAATTATTTAACCTGGTAGAGAGCATGGTCCTACCCAGCTTGAGTTGCCAGAGTTCTTGCCCTACAGAGGCAGCAGATGGCAGCAAAGTAAGGCCAAGTGCAGTTTCCTTCTCTGCAGCCACTTTACACGGGCCAAGATTTGTTACATGACTTCAGAGGCCTCTCAAGAGGGCAGGTAATTTACCTTTGCTCTCTTGCCTCCCTCCTTAACCATACTTTGCCCAAGTAACAAGGAGTTTTTTGAAAATTTGACCAGTCTATTTGGTTACCCAGCATCCTTCCCATTACTTCTCtagaaatattattcatctgtgCCAGAGGAAGGAGGGGCAACCCACGTGTATCGTTATCACAGAGGGAAGTCGAAGCTGCACTTGTGCTCGGACACTGGGAATGGTCAGGTATGTATCCTCAGCTGTGCTGTGCTGTGCCCTCAGCTTCCCAAGATAGGAGGCCCTACATCTTAGAGCTCCTGCTGGATTGTATTATTGGATGCCTGGGTGACTCAGCATTACAGCGCTCAACAGAAATGTTTCACCTCCCAGCCTTAGAGAACTTACAGCAATGAACATGAAATAGGAGTTTTTGTCCAAAATAAGAGATTGATGCCACTGTCGGATCTTCAGTTGAACCTGCAGTCCTGGGCCAAGGGATTCTTGGACAGGCTTAACAAAAAGCGCTTCAAATATCCTCTTCTACATCTAGGGGtatgaaagagattttttttttttttttcggtacgtgggcctctcactgttgtggcctctcccgttgcggagcacaggctccggatgcgcaggctcagcggccatggctcacgggcccagctgctccgcggcatgtgggaccttcccggaccggggcacgagcccgtgtctcctgcatcggcaggcggactctcaaccactgcgccaccagggaagcccttggggggtttctttttaacaaaatgCTTTTCCTAAAGATAACAATTACAAGCCTCTCACTGCAAATTACCTGTATTTTACCACATGTCACTCTGGGAAGCCAAAGACTCTACTTGTTGAACTGATCCAACAGGActcctttgttgttgtttctgggGAGAGTAggcttttttttgcttttgtttttctttttaaactcccCTGGTTGTACTCAAAGATAGCAAACTTAAGTTCAGAGTCTAATCCACAGGTTGGATTCCTGATTTCTCTGGCCTGTGGGTTTAGGGAAGGGACGGGAGAGTGGCCGCAGGGATGTGAGCCATCCTGTTTCCCTGGCCTGGGGTACAAGGGGTAGCACCAGAGCCTGGATCCTGGGCTTCCTCTTCTGCCCTGGCCTAGGCCCTCTTAAGAGTGCTTGACCCTAAGGGAGTTACATGTGAGCAAGAGTCATTcgtatccctcccctcccttcctatAAGACGTAAATTGGTGCCTCTAAGGGAAATTGACTTTCTCAGTTCAGCCTCTTCCCCTCTAGTACTCCCACTGCTGGGAGAACCTTGGAAGAGAATTCTATTTTCTGAGAGCCTGTTAAATGTCAATCACTTTTGCACTTTAGATCTTCCTTACAGTGTAGTATGCCGAAGCTATAGACTAGGAAACCAAGGCATAGAGAAATTAATCTGTCCCTCTCAGTAAATGACAGAgataggattcaaactcaggtctatCTGAGTCCAAAGCCCATGTAAGGATAAAAAGTAATCATGGTAAACATCTGACTAAAAATACTTCGCACAATTCACTAAAAGCCTTAAGAACTTAGGTGACAACTTGGAAAACACTGACAGAACAATTGTTAGTTCCTAATTAAGTAGGACAAATTTCCTCTCTACCATCCAGAAGTCAAAGTTTGGGCCCTAATCAGTGTTTCTACCTCACTCTTCAGAGAAAAGACACCCCCCTTCATGTTGGAGGCATCCGTCAGGCGTCAGAGTGTGCACTAGAGGCATCCCAGCCTGTGAGTACAGAACTTCTAGGGTACTGGGCTCCACCACCACTGCAATTCCATGAACTGATCTGGTTACTATAAGGTTCTTTGTACTGGATCTATAGTATTTTTAAGTTGGGATATTTTTACCCTTGGGGACAGTGTACAACATTTTAGTTCAGCGTAAAATTATGTTTCCTTGGTATCCTTCCTTCACTTGAAATTTCAGGAATATTCTTTGTGCCTGAACTCATAGTTGTGGTTGGAAAGAATGCAAAGTATTCATATCTCCATTCCTACAGCTCAGCTGGGCTGGCAGCGGGTCCTGTTGGAATTCCACCATCTGTTCAAGCAGCAGGAGGGGCCTGACCCTCCTGCTTACAAAGTGAAAACCATTGCTGAAATTCTGAAACGTATACATTTGGTTAGATCAGGTTCCAAAACATTTGAAGGGATTTGTTCCTATTTTCTGCAAATGTTTCTCTTGAAAACATACAGTGATGTTTTTAGGATAAAATATTCATTAGTTCATGAACCCAGGGAATCTTTTGGAACTTGGAAGGGCTGGAATTCTGAGGAATGGAACTCTGGTGTGTTGCTGCAATAGTTTgcttaatttttgtttgtataCAGTGTGCTACTAGCCAGGATTCAGAATATACTAGAGTTAGTAGCAACTAAGACTATTCTGCTTTTAGTACAAGTTGTTAGGCTTAGATGCCTCCAGTACTTACTGTATTTTGGTAATGCTAATCTTCCTGATGTTCACAGTGTTGGAATCACAGATGCCAATCTTGCCCCTTTTATGCAGACAAATGAAGCATCCTTGGCTTTCTGCAATTCTGATAGAGCTGTATTTTCTGAAAcctccttttgtttattttcatagttGATGACCAATAAATAGTTGTGGCGTTCTCATACATATTCACATCAGTTAAATGATGATAAGCCTCCAATTTTGCAGTAACTGGGCATGAAAGGATATAGCATAAAGCAGCTTCGGAAAACCTTGGCTTCAAATCTATTTGCAAGATGGTGAGAGAGGAAGTTtcataaaagtataaatattatcatttattcCTCCTAGCAGAATTTACTGGCCAGTAGTTTGGTTCACCTGCCCCCCCATCCCCAGGGGTGGTGTAGAAATAACAGCTTCTGCCTGTGGCTCCTTCTGAGCATTGAGTAAGCACTGTTAGTGGCCTCCCAGTTGTGGGATAGGCGCTTTGGCTCTTAATTACAGGCTCATTCTGGTTTGTGACTTTGCTCTTTGGCCATTTGAGCTGAGACCCTTCATCTGCCTGCACATCTGCCATGACCACTTCCCAGCCAGGCATGAAGTCTGTCCTTGGAGAATGGCTTGTGCTCAGCTCAGCTCTAAATATAAATCTTTCCACTAACTCCAGCTTCCAGTGTTTTGCAGTATTGATCTTCTTTGACTTACGTCCCGATAaacccattgtaagttgaaaataccATAAATTGAaagtgcatttattttatttttatttttaaatttttatttatttatttttggctgcgttgggtcttcgttgctgcgcacgggctttctctagttgcggcgagcagggggtactctttgttgcggtgcaagggcttcttattgcggtggcttctcttgttgcagagcatgggctctagagtgcaggctcagtagttgtggcgcacggccttagttgctccgcagcatgtgggatattcctggaccagggatcgaacccctgtcctccacactggcaggtggattcttaaccactgcgccacccgggaagcccaaaagtgcatttaatacacctaacctactgaaCATCATAGCTCAGCCTCgcctaccttaaacgtgctcagaacacttacataccctgcagttgggcaaaatcatctgacACAAAACCTACTTTATAATAAAGTTTTGAATAGTTCATGTATTGATAATTTATTGAatgctgtactgaaagtgaaaaacagactgGTTGTATGGGTGCAGGATGGTTATAAGTGCATCAGTTGTTCACCCTCGTGATCCCCGTGGGAGGATCACTGGGAGATCACTCACCGCCGCTGCCCAGCATCACTAGAGAGTATCGTGCTGCACACCGCCAGCCCGGGAAAAGATCACAATTCAAAACtggaagtatggtttctactgaatgcgtaTCACTTTCACACTATCGTAAAATAAAAAAACCATAAGTCTGACCATTATAAGTTGGGGACCATCTGCATAGGAGAACCGGTCTCCAAGGGAGGGCTTTAGCCAGCCAGCTGACTTTCTGCATGACAAAGTGGAATCTACTCATAGTGTTCTCAGCTTTAGGTGAAAAGAAATGTTTCATCCTCCTAATAATGAACTTAGCAAAGCACAGTTAAAAAGAATACTTCTCATTATCCCACAGCGCCTTGCCATCACTGCTGATCTGTGATAACAAGTGCCACTGCCTACTTTTGAGCCCCAAAGCAATCGTCATTAGCCTTTCCCTCTACCTGATTCTTAACCTTTCTACTCCAACCAGAGTGTTCCTTTTATGATCCTTCGTGTTCCTATAACAATTTAGTGTTTTCACATACATGCTTGTGAGCtaattttagaaataaggaaacaagcatAAGGAGAGGCTGAGACTGGCCTAAATGGCAGTCCTATTACGTTGCCAAGCCAAGCCTTGAAAGCAGGACCTCCATCTCCCACGTTAGTACCTCACTCCATCACACACAGAGGGAGCCGGGAGGAGGTGCCCTGATGGCACTGGGACATAAAATCTCTAAACTGCTAATATCCACTTTTGCTTCCAGGCTGAGAACATCTCTAAGGACCTCTACATAGAAGTATATCCAGGGACCTATTCCATCACTGTGGGTGTAAATGACTTGACCAAGAAGACTCACGTGGTAGCAGTTGATTCAGGACAAAGTGTGGACTTGGTCTTCCCCATATGACGTTGACCATCGCAGACATCacctttttcttgtttgttttttaagtatcaAGAAGAATAAAGCTACCATGTGTCCTCTTAAAATTTACACATTAATCCTGATTTTAATGCTGACTGACTGTAGAGGGTTAGCTTTCCTAGGAACTAGAGTTTGTCTCTTTCAGTGCCTATTTTAACTTGAAAGTCCCCTCACGCTCTTCTGCCTGAAGTCATAGTGTAATGATGCTGTCTGAATAGTTTTTACTGCTTGCTTTCCAAGTAAAGGTTAATTATGATTGTAAAGTGAGAAATTTGGAAATGAAGAGAATTCCTTTTCATTGGCATTAAGAAGTCAAACAAAATGTTACTCATGTACAACTGAGGCTTTATGAAAAGATGGCAGAGAGGCTGTGGACACATTTGCCCAAAG
This region of Mesoplodon densirostris isolate mMesDen1 chromosome 7, mMesDen1 primary haplotype, whole genome shotgun sequence genomic DNA includes:
- the LOC132494397 gene encoding LOW QUALITY PROTEIN: A-kinase-interacting protein 1-like (The sequence of the model RefSeq protein was modified relative to this genomic sequence to represent the inferred CDS: inserted 2 bases in 1 codon), with protein sequence MENCLAAAALNGVDRRSLQRSARLGQEVLERAKRRAVDWHSVELPKGSVGVISRERPYRERXGPHRLVPGEREERHPTLSASFRTMAEFMDYTSSQCGKYYSSVPEEGGATHVYRYHRGKSKLHLCSDTGNGQRKDTPLHVGGIRQASECALEASQPAENISKDLYIEVYPGTYSITVGVNDLTKKTHVVAVDSGQSVDLVFPI